Proteins encoded by one window of Pseudomonas sp. PSKL.D1:
- a CDS encoding 5-oxoprolinase subunit B family protein: protein MAEPLATTPIRYSFGADEHLFAEVSDSMSLEAFFKGMAVTRAVERLALDGVLDICLANASFQIRFDPDRIAPQALLEAVQGAEAEAVAERSLSTRIIEIPVLYNDPWTHETLMRFRDRHQDPASTDLEYAARINGLADVEAFIAAHSGAPWFVSMVGFVAGLPFMFQMVERERQLQVPKYLRPRTDTPKLTLGHGGCFGCIYSVRGAGGYQMFGVTPAPIYDPQQSLPYLKEHMVFFRPGDIVQFKPIDRRTYDQAVADVEDGRFDLRIRPVEFSLDAFLADPVGYPRTLQEVLA from the coding sequence ATGGCCGAGCCGCTTGCCACTACCCCGATCCGCTACAGCTTCGGTGCGGATGAACACTTGTTTGCCGAAGTCAGTGACAGCATGTCGCTGGAAGCGTTTTTCAAAGGCATGGCCGTTACCCGCGCCGTGGAGCGCCTGGCGTTGGACGGCGTGCTCGACATCTGCCTGGCCAACGCGTCGTTCCAGATCCGCTTCGACCCTGACCGCATTGCCCCGCAGGCTCTGCTGGAAGCGGTGCAGGGCGCTGAAGCCGAAGCGGTGGCGGAACGCTCGCTGAGTACACGAATCATCGAAATCCCGGTGCTGTACAACGACCCCTGGACCCACGAAACCCTGATGCGTTTTCGCGACCGCCACCAGGACCCGGCCAGTACCGACCTGGAATACGCCGCGCGCATCAACGGCCTGGCTGATGTCGAGGCGTTCATTGCAGCTCACAGCGGCGCACCCTGGTTCGTGTCGATGGTCGGGTTTGTTGCCGGCCTGCCGTTCATGTTCCAGATGGTCGAGCGCGAGCGCCAGTTGCAGGTGCCCAAGTACCTGCGCCCGCGCACCGACACGCCGAAACTCACCTTGGGCCATGGCGGTTGCTTCGGCTGCATTTATTCGGTGCGCGGCGCGGGTGGCTATCAGATGTTCGGCGTGACACCGGCGCCGATCTACGACCCGCAGCAAAGCTTGCCTTACCTGAAAGAGCACATGGTGTTCTTCCGCCCCGGCGACATCGTGCAGTTCAAGCCCATCGACCGCCGCACCTACGACCAGGCAGTAGCGGATGTGGAGGATGGCCGTTTCGACCTGCGCATTCGCCCTGTGGAGTTTTCCCTGGACGCCTTCCTCGCCGACCCGGTCGGTTACCCCAGAACGCTGCAGGAGGTGCTGGCATGA
- a CDS encoding 5-oxoprolinase subunit PxpA: MQAVDFNSDMGEGFGPWTIGDGVDNELMAFISSANIATGFHAGDPGTMRRTVERAKALGVAVGAHPGFRDLVGFGRRHINAPAQELVDDMLYQLGALREIARAQGVSLQHIKPHGALYMHLARDEEAARLLVENLRVIEPELLLYCMPGSVICRIAQSLGQPVVREFYADREYDLSGSIVFTRNVRGYEPQHVADRVLRACQQGMVRTVEGQDLAIEFDSICLHSDTPGALCLVEATRAALDGAGIQVRAPR; encoded by the coding sequence ATGCAGGCAGTGGATTTCAATTCGGACATGGGTGAAGGCTTTGGCCCATGGACCATCGGCGACGGTGTCGACAATGAACTGATGGCCTTTATCAGTTCAGCCAATATCGCCACCGGCTTCCATGCCGGCGACCCCGGCACCATGCGCCGCACCGTCGAGCGCGCCAAGGCGTTGGGGGTGGCGGTGGGTGCCCACCCAGGGTTTCGCGACCTGGTTGGCTTTGGCCGCCGGCACATCAACGCGCCTGCCCAGGAACTGGTCGACGACATGCTGTATCAGTTGGGGGCACTGCGCGAAATCGCCCGTGCCCAGGGCGTGAGCCTGCAGCACATCAAGCCCCACGGCGCGCTTTACATGCACCTGGCCCGCGACGAAGAAGCCGCGCGGTTGCTGGTGGAAAACCTGCGCGTTATTGAGCCCGAGCTGTTGCTGTATTGCATGCCCGGCTCGGTGATTTGCCGTATCGCCCAGTCGCTAGGCCAGCCGGTGGTGCGCGAGTTCTACGCCGACCGTGAGTATGACCTGAGCGGCTCGATCGTGTTCACCCGCAACGTACGGGGTTATGAGCCGCAACATGTCGCCGACCGTGTGCTGCGTGCCTGTCAGCAAGGCATGGTACGCACGGTGGAAGGGCAGGACCTGGCCATCGAGTTCGATTCCATCTGCCTGCACAGCGACACCCCGGGCGCCCTGTGCCTGGTCGAAGCCACGCGTGCGGCGCTGGACGGCGCGGGCATCCAGGTTCGCGCGCCGCGTTGA